One Engraulis encrasicolus isolate BLACKSEA-1 chromosome 5, IST_EnEncr_1.0, whole genome shotgun sequence DNA segment encodes these proteins:
- the LOC134449424 gene encoding uncharacterized protein LOC134449424 yields the protein MTSVHEISGMQSAEEARVIETAVRAAVRSVLEVVNKLNRSRVLGYQRKVTEKVKENALLKATVIEVTKELAFLRQLVGEQQDESTTTANNTTKVHEDAASSMETCSAERGTELKDGETGQRTTEVQDECSSLDTADTVTGSSAQEISPSDHSDCTDITAIKEEPLNTESEPPSTDTVYIKCEVKEENTSDFLGDTSTTNQDHGFPSCTLERETLESYSFTNHTPEIQFDTRSCSNASDLHLRTDDNIVFLGERNLPDDTIETMEFERIDGNEVLDMSATQLSACLPYSCDRLELLGFCKRDDESSSRRETRESAEEREKRIRESRSQNARKTKRKVELGWMNYDYTCGVFRQVRSKHGGGTRKVDVSKDAVKEDLINMATGFFFPSGRNAKGAVTDFYFDLRDFKRRTVNDAVTVGQMYDSGLKLLRFYVCTRKKTDDG from the exons AGGAAGCTCGTGTTATCGAAACAGCTGTAAGAGCAGCTGTACGGAGTGTGCTGGAAGTGGTAAATAAACTGAACAGAAGTCGTGTACTGGGTTATCAAAGAAAGGTTACAGAAAAGGTCAAAGAGAATGCCCTTCTCAAAGCAACTGTTATCGAAGTAACGAAAGAGTTGGCGTTTCTGCGGCAGCTGGTAGGTGAACAGCAAGATGAATCGACCACCACTGCAAATAACACGACAAAGGTTCACGAAGATGCTGCTTCGAGTATGGAGACGTGCAGTGCTGAACGTGGGACTGAGCTGAAAGACGGGGAGACGGGCCAAC GTACTACTGAGGTCCAGGATGAATGTTCGAGTCTTGATACAGCAGACACAGTTACAGGCTCTTCAGCTCAGGAGATCTCACCATCCGACCACTCGGACTGCACAGACATCACGGCCATCAAAGAGGAGCCTTTAAATACAGAATCTGAGCCTCCAAGTACAGACACTGTTTACATCAAGTGTGAAGTGAAGGAGGAGAACACCAGTGACTTCCTTGGGGACACCTCGACCACTAATCAGGACCACGGTTTTCCATCATGCACTCTGGAGAGAGAGACCCTTGAGAGCTACAGCTTCACCAATCATACACCGGAAATCCAGTTTGACACCAGAAGTTGCTCCAATGCTTCAGACCTTCATTTAAG GACAGATGACAACATTGTCTTCCTTGGAGAGAGAAATTTACCAGATGACACAATAGAGACCATGGAGTTTGAGAGG ATCGATGGGAATGAAGTTCTAGATATGAGTGCCACTCAGCTGAGCGCCTGCTTGCCATATTCTTGTGATCGTCTGGAACTCCTTGGATTCTGTAAGAGGGATGATGAAAGCAGCTCCAGACGAGAAACGAGGGAAAGtgcggaggagagagaaaagagaataaGAGAGTCGCGAAGTCAAAATGCACGTAAAACAAAGCGAAAGGTCGAGCTGGGTTGGATGAACTATGACTACACATGTGGCGTCTTCAGGCAAGTGAGATCAAAGCATGGCGGGGGGACACGAAAAGTGGATGTGTCAAAAGATGCCGTGAAGGAGGACTTGATTAATATGGCCACAGGCTTTTTCTTCCCCTCTGGTAGAAATGCTAAGGGGGCCGTTACAGACTTTTATTTTGATTTGAGGGATTTCAAACGGAGGACTGTAAATGATGCCGtgacagttggccagatgtatgACTCAGGACTCAAACTGCTCAGGTTTTATGTCTGTACACGGAAAAAAACAGATGACGGATAA